The following proteins come from a genomic window of Alphaproteobacteria bacterium:
- the rfbA gene encoding glucose-1-phosphate thymidylyltransferase RfbA translates to AVTKQVLPIYDKPMIYYPLSMLMLAGIRDILIISTPRDLPVLENLLGDGSKWGVSFSYKVQPNPEGIAQAFILAEDFIGDEPVCLILGDNIFYGHFLNEKLGKATDLQDGGAVFAYHVSDPQRYGVIEFDANGKALSIEEKPKVPKSSWAVTGLYFYDSDVVKIAKNLKPSARGELEITDVNQEYLKRGKLQVHRMGRGTAWLDTGTRDSLLSAAQFVQAIETRQGQKIACLEEVAFQQGYIDSKQLLALADELGQNEYANYLRMVVKEHVVGI, encoded by the coding sequence ATGCGGTCACCAAGCAGGTGTTGCCGATTTATGATAAGCCTATGATTTATTACCCGCTTTCTATGCTTATGCTTGCGGGAATTCGCGATATACTCATTATCAGCACCCCACGCGATTTGCCAGTGCTTGAAAATCTGTTAGGAGATGGCAGCAAATGGGGCGTGAGCTTTAGCTACAAAGTACAGCCTAACCCCGAAGGCATTGCACAGGCATTTATTCTTGCAGAAGATTTTATTGGCGATGAGCCTGTATGCCTTATTTTAGGCGACAATATTTTTTATGGACATTTTCTCAACGAAAAACTCGGCAAAGCTACCGATCTTCAAGATGGCGGCGCTGTATTCGCATACCATGTCAGTGATCCACAACGCTATGGGGTAATAGAATTTGATGCAAATGGCAAAGCGCTGTCGATTGAAGAAAAACCCAAAGTGCCTAAATCGTCCTGGGCGGTAACCGGATTATATTTTTATGATTCGGATGTGGTGAAAATCGCAAAAAATTTGAAGCCTTCTGCCCGAGGAGAGCTTGAAATTACCGATGTAAACCAAGAGTATCTAAAGCGTGGTAAGTTGCAAGTGCATCGTATGGGGCGCGGCACGGCGTGGCTTGACACCGGTACGCGTGATTCGTTGCTTTCAGCCGCGCAGTTTGTACAAGCAATTGAAACCCGTCAAGGTCAAAAAATAGCCTGTCTCGAAGAGGTTGCATTTCAACAAGGATATATAGATAGTAAACAGTTATTGGCGCTTGCGGATGAGCTGGGGCAAAATGAATATGCTAATTATTTGCGTATGGTAGTAAAAGAACATGTGGTGGGTATCTGA